The following are from one region of the Oreochromis aureus strain Israel breed Guangdong linkage group 1, ZZ_aureus, whole genome shotgun sequence genome:
- the mis12 gene encoding protein MIS12 homolog — translation MARETREAEAMDIHGERVSEADSLSPAQLKLYETQFFGFTPQTCMIRVHSAFLDCLYEILPVVEKVCVRQLSKGEPDGTEELLRSRARECSRKLQQFLEERFKQLSKRMDGLLVSHCFSVPPNVLLPEDQSHKNNHQDIQEVLKLESSLVDLQKAYEAEVCARQALLAELEEQREVQKQLDEILTWVGELQEAWVREGNGNFHESFRLVMESVKKLQEAIRAVLVCSRAPQ, via the exons ATGGCGCGGGAAACCCGGGAAGCAGAGGCAATGGATATCCACGGAGAGCGCGTCTCAGAGGCGGACAGTCTCTCTCCGGCTCAGCTAAAACTGTATGAGACGCAGTTTTTCGGCTTTACTCCGCAGACCTGCATGATCCGGGTCCACAGTGCTTTTCTGGACTGTTTGTACGAAATTTTGCCCGTCGTGGAGAAGGTTTGCGTGCGGCAGTTGAGTAAAGGGGAACCGGACGGGACCGAGGAACTGCTCCGGTCCCGGGCTAGAGAGTGCAGCCGAAAGCTGCAGCAGTTCCTCGAAGAGCGGTTCAAACAGCTCTCGAAGCGGATGGATGGGCTGCTGGTTAGCCACTGTTTCTCCGTGCCGCCAAACGTCCTGCTACCCGAGGACCAGTCGCACAAAAACAACCACCAAGACATCCAG GAGGTGCTGAAGCTGGAGTCATCCCTGGTGGACCTACAGAAAGCCTATGAAGCAGAGGTTTGTGCCAGACAGGCCCTGCTAGCTGAGCTAGAGGAGCAGAGGGAGGTGCAGAAACAGCTGGACGAGATCCTGACATGGGTCGGTGAGCTCCAGGAAGCCTGGGTGAGGGAAGGTAACGGCAACTTCCACGAAAGTTTTCGACTGGTGATGGAGTCGGTAAAGAAACTGCAGGAGGCCATAAGAGCGGTGCTGGTCTGCAGCAGAGCTCCTCAATGA